Proteins from a genomic interval of Desulfitibacter alkalitolerans DSM 16504:
- the tatA gene encoding twin-arginine translocase TatA/TatE family subunit produces the protein MFGMIGPLGMWEIVLILIIALIIFGPGKLPEVGKAVGRGIKEFKSAANSITSDESEKEKKEAENKPS, from the coding sequence ATGTTTGGTATGATAGGTCCTCTTGGAATGTGGGAAATAGTTTTGATTTTAATAATTGCTTTGATTATCTTCGGACCAGGTAAGCTGCCCGAGGTTGGCAAGGCTGTTGGTAGGGGCATAAAAGAATTTAAGAGCGCAGCTAACTCTATAACTAGCGATGAAAGTGAAAAGGAAAAAAAGGAAGCTGAAAACAAACCTTCTTAG
- a CDS encoding type II toxin-antitoxin system VapC family toxin, whose translation MMKMMKSSSTNILYWDSSAIISALFKDCHSDQALEYASSDGFHFMSTLALAETHGVISRLKRERMLAEVLLASALESLETGPWRLINLSPDTIFIKALASKWPLRGADLWHLATAKTLQKDLPELTVLTFDNRLYVAALGEKLAV comes from the coding sequence ATGATGAAGATGATGAAAAGCAGTTCTACCAATATACTATATTGGGATTCATCTGCAATAATTTCTGCACTTTTTAAGGATTGCCATAGTGACCAGGCATTAGAATATGCCAGTTCAGATGGATTTCACTTTATGTCCACCCTGGCCCTGGCAGAAACCCATGGAGTCATTAGCCGCCTTAAACGGGAAAGAATGTTAGCTGAAGTTCTGCTAGCTTCAGCCCTTGAATCACTAGAGACAGGTCCATGGCGGCTGATTAACTTATCACCTGATACTATTTTTATAAAAGCATTGGCCAGCAAATGGCCTCTTAGGGGAGCAGATCTCTGGCACCTTGCAACTGCTAAAACCTTACAGAAAGACCTGCCTGAGCTTACTGTACTGACATTTGACAATAGGCTGTATGTGGCTGCTTTAGGGGAGAAACTTGCAGTTTAG